A section of the Pygocentrus nattereri isolate fPygNat1 chromosome 18, fPygNat1.pri, whole genome shotgun sequence genome encodes:
- the gramd2b gene encoding GRAM domain-containing protein 2B has protein sequence MVLMIDQTERAQSQFSSPEVAKSFRIDRKDARTQNKFAVVELPHIHSSEVENGEERQRRAGKSGFDSQLSVDTESDLSESRKKLSVMRFKPVDQASLSQSPTDSESKLERKSARYSQFSKANAQYHKLFKEISKDEILKQSYTCALQKDILYQGRLFVSDNWICFHSKVFGRDTKIVIPVLSVTLIKKTKTALLVPNALVITTTNDRHVFVSFLSRDTTYKFLISVCSHLDRENAGSTPVTSSAENSFRGDCPSSLPLDFSADFSDLDGVVRQRRQDMLESSSSGSQTPDFEKMTEYSPLSENFLDVMKTGEMAVHADIHLQASSTKHLNGPGKAVSGAAQQEKVLQPLSLNTLLLIYLFLVGILVLSSCYMAFKILALEQKLNSLGSVGEYSHNENVIHHRPQAEINAEIYGELSTNLFKLEKIQRNLRKLLEES, from the exons ATGGTGCTGATGATCGACCAGACAGAAAGAGCCCAGAGTCAGTTCTCTTCTCCAGAAGTAGCCAAATCCTTTAGGATTGACAGAAAAGATGCACGAACCCAGAATAA GTTTGCTGTTGTGGAGCTGCCACACATCCACAGTTCTGAGGTGGAGAATGGAGAGGAGAGGCAGAGAAGAGCTGGGAAGTCAGGGTTTGATTCCCAGTTGTCCGTGGACACCGAGTCTGACCTCTCGGAGAGCAGGAAAAAACTGTCCGTCATGAG GTTTAAACCAGTTGACCAGGCCTCACTCTCACAAAGCCCAACAGATTCTGAGTCAAAGTTGGAGAGAAAGTCAGCAAGGTACAGCCAG TTTTCCAAAGCAAATGCCCAGTATCATAAGCTCTTCAAAGAAATAAGCAAAGATGAGATACTCAAACAAA GTTACACCTGTGCCTTACAGAAAGACATTCTTTATCAGGGAAGGCTCTTTGTCTCTGATAACTGGATTTGTTTCCATTCCAAAGTGTTTGGCAGAGATACTAAG ATTGTTATCCCagttctctctgtcactcttatAAAGAAGACAAAAACTGCCCTTTTGGTGCCAAATGCACTTGTTATCACTACAACAAATGACAGG catgtgTTTGTATCATTTCTGTCTCGGGACACCACATACAAGTTCCTGATATCAGTCTGCAGTCATTTAGAT agggaaaatGCAGGAAGCACCCCAGTCACATCATCAGCAGAGAACAGCTTCAGAGGGGACTGTCCATCATCACTTCCTTTG GACTTTTCAGCTGATTTCTCTGATCTTGATGGAGTAGTGCGTCAGAGGAGGCAGGATATGCTGGAGAGCAGCAGCTCAGGCTCACAAACTCCTGACTTTGAGAAGATGACTG agTATTCTCCTCTGTCTGAGAACTTCCTGGATGTAATGAAGACTGGAGAGATGGCAGTCCATGCAGACATTCACCTGCAGGCCTCCAGTACAAAGCATCTCAATG GTCCGGGTAAGGCTGTGTCAGGTGCTGCTCAGCAAGAGAAGGTACTGCAGCCGCTCTCTCTCAACACTCTTCTACTCATCTACCTGTTCTT gGTGGGGATTCTTGTCTTGTCCTCATGTTACATGGCTTTCAAGATCCTGGCTCTGGAGCAAAAGCTGAATTCACTGGGTTCGGTGGGAGAATATTCACACAATGA GAATGTTATTCATCATCGACCCCAAGCGGAGATCAATGCAGAGATCTATGGAGAGCTGTCCACAAACCTGTTCAAGCTAGAAAAG ATTCAAAGGAACCTGCGGAAGCTGCTTGAGGAGAGCTGA